A DNA window from Dendrosporobacter quercicolus contains the following coding sequences:
- a CDS encoding efflux RND transporter permease subunit, whose protein sequence is MAKFFINRPIFAIVIAILITLAGGIAALNLPIAQYPQITPPQVSVSTTYTGANADVVEKTVAQVIEQQVNGVEGAVSMSSTSSDTGSYNLNVKFELGQDPDMVTMYTQNRVVQATAGLPQEVQLAGVTTRKVSPDTVLYFSLVSPDGTYDSVFLKNYGSINIIDDIRRVKGVGDVGEYGANFSMRIWLKPDKLAQLGITAADVATVIKEQNVQAPAGTIGQLPSVPEQEFQYTASVQGRLITEEEFEKIIIRSQPDGSAIYLGDVATVELGPRDNAVKSSFNNQDAVVFAVQLTTEANALETVAGVRQVIEDAAKRFPPGMEYKILTDNTKYISESLEKVFHTFLEALALVLIIVYLFLQNWRATLIPMLAVPVSLIGTFGAFILLDFSINTLTLFAMVLAIGLVVDDAIIVVEAVEHHMRNSGLSPKEATIRAMEEVSGPVVAIAFVLASVFIPVAFFGGTTGVLYKQFALTIAISMALSAIVALSLTPALCSLLLKPYSDEAHAPAGMLGRFFARFNLWFERLTEKYSEGVRHSIRKARLWGVGLVVILVLCVAMLRILPSTFVPSEDQGFMLSVVSLPEAASMNRTRAVANQVSEIYRAIPGVENSIEIVGFDMLAGGQKSNGAMVLASLYPWSERTTPETQLNAIIGQSMAKVSGIPEATVFAFNPPALPGIGTLGGLTLMIQDRGGSSLEEMNNASQALIAAAQQRPEFSMVQSSFRANTPSYQYEVNREKAKALGVPVQDIFTALQTFMGGVQVNDFNRFGRTYKVVLQAEPEFRADVDATRFFYVRNSAGTMVPLNTLVTPVQSSGQTLIKRFNGYPAMQINATAAPGYSSGQAMDALEEVATQVLPSTFTYEWADLSREEKLSSGDTTVIFALALLFVFLCLAALYESWNIPFAVLLSVPTGILGSTLFQYARGFENSVYMQIGLVMLIGLSAKNAILIVEYAKARTDRGMEPVQAAIEASKLRLRPILMTSFAFILGCVPLALSTGAGAAARTALGTTVVGGMVVATALGIFLVPVLFVAIEYMAAKVNSFRNKNNSHTG, encoded by the coding sequence ATGGCTAAGTTTTTTATCAACCGGCCGATTTTCGCGATCGTAATCGCAATTCTCATTACTCTGGCCGGCGGCATCGCGGCCCTCAACCTGCCCATTGCGCAGTACCCGCAGATTACGCCTCCGCAGGTCAGCGTATCGACAACCTACACCGGCGCGAATGCCGATGTTGTCGAAAAAACTGTCGCCCAGGTGATTGAACAGCAGGTAAACGGCGTCGAAGGCGCTGTTTCCATGAGCTCGACCAGTTCGGATACCGGCAGTTACAACTTAAATGTCAAGTTTGAACTGGGCCAGGACCCCGATATGGTGACCATGTACACGCAAAACAGGGTGGTTCAGGCCACGGCCGGCCTGCCGCAGGAGGTTCAGCTGGCCGGGGTAACAACCCGCAAGGTTTCGCCGGACACAGTGCTGTACTTCAGCCTCGTTTCACCTGACGGCACTTATGACAGCGTGTTCCTCAAAAATTACGGCAGCATCAATATCATTGATGATATTCGCCGGGTTAAAGGAGTCGGCGATGTCGGCGAGTATGGCGCCAACTTCAGTATGCGCATTTGGCTCAAACCGGATAAGTTAGCCCAGCTCGGGATTACCGCCGCCGATGTTGCCACTGTCATTAAAGAACAGAACGTTCAAGCGCCGGCCGGTACCATTGGTCAGCTTCCTTCGGTGCCTGAGCAGGAATTTCAGTATACGGCCAGCGTTCAAGGCCGTCTGATCACCGAGGAAGAATTCGAAAAGATCATTATCCGCTCCCAGCCGGACGGCTCGGCCATTTACCTGGGTGATGTCGCCACCGTTGAACTGGGGCCGAGGGACAACGCCGTTAAAAGCAGCTTTAACAACCAGGATGCCGTGGTATTTGCCGTTCAGCTAACTACTGAGGCCAACGCCCTGGAAACAGTGGCCGGCGTACGCCAGGTCATTGAAGATGCCGCTAAACGCTTTCCGCCCGGCATGGAATATAAAATTCTCACCGACAATACCAAATACATCTCGGAATCTCTGGAAAAAGTGTTTCATACTTTCCTGGAAGCCCTGGCTTTGGTATTGATCATCGTCTATCTGTTCCTGCAAAACTGGCGGGCAACACTAATTCCGATGCTGGCGGTGCCGGTCTCATTAATCGGAACGTTTGGCGCCTTTATCCTTTTAGACTTTTCCATTAACACCCTCACCCTGTTTGCGATGGTGCTGGCCATTGGACTTGTTGTCGATGACGCCATTATCGTGGTTGAGGCGGTTGAGCATCATATGCGCAATTCCGGTCTTAGCCCCAAAGAAGCAACCATTCGGGCGATGGAAGAAGTATCCGGACCGGTAGTTGCCATCGCTTTCGTGCTGGCGTCTGTTTTTATCCCGGTGGCCTTCTTCGGCGGAACAACCGGCGTATTATACAAGCAGTTTGCCCTGACAATTGCTATCTCCATGGCCTTATCGGCCATTGTGGCGCTATCGCTGACACCGGCGCTGTGCAGCCTGCTGCTCAAGCCTTACAGCGATGAAGCCCACGCTCCAGCCGGTATGCTGGGCAGGTTCTTCGCCCGGTTTAATCTCTGGTTTGAGCGTCTTACCGAAAAATATTCGGAAGGCGTCCGGCATTCCATTCGCAAGGCCCGTCTGTGGGGCGTTGGGCTGGTCGTCATCCTGGTCCTGTGCGTCGCCATGCTGCGTATTCTCCCTTCAACCTTTGTTCCGAGTGAAGATCAGGGCTTTATGCTCTCTGTGGTCAGTCTGCCGGAAGCAGCCAGTATGAACCGCACCAGGGCTGTTGCCAATCAGGTCAGTGAAATTTACCGCGCCATTCCCGGGGTGGAAAATTCAATAGAAATTGTCGGTTTCGACATGCTGGCCGGCGGTCAGAAGTCCAATGGCGCAATGGTACTGGCCTCGCTGTACCCATGGTCGGAGCGCACAACGCCTGAAACACAGCTCAACGCGATCATTGGGCAGTCCATGGCCAAAGTCAGTGGAATACCTGAAGCCACCGTGTTCGCCTTTAATCCGCCGGCCTTGCCGGGAATAGGAACCCTCGGCGGTCTCACCTTAATGATTCAGGACCGGGGCGGTTCCAGCCTGGAAGAAATGAACAATGCCTCGCAGGCGCTCATTGCCGCCGCCCAGCAACGGCCGGAGTTCAGCATGGTGCAATCCAGCTTCCGGGCCAATACGCCGTCTTACCAATATGAGGTCAACCGGGAAAAAGCCAAAGCGCTGGGCGTCCCGGTGCAGGATATATTTACGGCCCTGCAAACCTTCATGGGCGGCGTTCAGGTCAACGACTTTAACCGTTTTGGCCGCACCTACAAAGTTGTACTGCAGGCTGAACCGGAGTTCCGCGCCGATGTCGACGCCACCCGCTTCTTTTATGTACGCAATTCAGCAGGCACGATGGTGCCGCTTAACACACTGGTTACACCGGTCCAGTCCAGTGGCCAGACATTGATTAAACGGTTTAACGGCTATCCGGCGATGCAGATCAATGCCACTGCCGCCCCCGGCTACAGCTCCGGCCAGGCCATGGATGCCCTGGAAGAAGTGGCGACCCAGGTATTGCCTTCAACCTTTACTTACGAGTGGGCCGACTTAAGCCGCGAAGAAAAACTGTCCAGCGGCGACACCACCGTAATCTTCGCTTTAGCTCTGCTGTTTGTGTTCCTGTGCCTGGCGGCGCTGTACGAAAGCTGGAATATCCCCTTTGCGGTACTGCTCTCAGTCCCGACCGGCATTTTAGGTTCAACGCTGTTCCAATATGCCCGGGGCTTTGAAAACAGCGTATATATGCAAATAGGCTTGGTCATGCTCATCGGCCTTTCGGCTAAAAATGCTATTCTGATTGTTGAATATGCCAAAGCGAGAACCGATCGAGGCATGGAACCGGTACAGGCGGCTATCGAAGCGTCCAAACTCCGGCTGCGGCCGATTCTCATGACATCGTTCGCTTTCATCCTGGGTTGCGTCCCGCTGGCGCTGTCAACCGGCGCCGGCGCTGCGGCCCGGACAGCGCTTGGTACAACCGTCGTCGGCGGTATGGTGGTAGCCACCGCCCTTGGCATATTCCTTGTACCGGTACTGTTTGTAGCGATCGAGTACATGGCCGCCAAAGTTAATTCTTTCCGAAACAAAAACAACAGCCATACCGGCTGA